The following proteins are co-located in the Carassius gibelio isolate Cgi1373 ecotype wild population from Czech Republic chromosome A21, carGib1.2-hapl.c, whole genome shotgun sequence genome:
- the LOC127942131 gene encoding mitotic-spindle organizing protein 2 isoform X2, with translation MSQSAMPSAPDSPSLSVTVSGNVQKYNIKKKKVLNAEETELFELTQAAGIVMDQEVFKIILDLLKMNVAPLAVFQTLKTMCAGQKVSETSTGDTSTSSHTATAPSESREEEGVVSGKSTKTVAPPSASVSRPPRGGAKIVVYSAGDTSAPISQVRSKTSSGQGEKTARDGSSQRVPRQVSATRGQKSAKSSGSSSSSSQLTSN, from the exons ATGTCACAGTCAGCGATGCCTTCAGCCCCGGACTCCCCATCTCTGAGCGTGACCGTCAGCGGGAATGTGCAGAAATACAACATCAAGAAGAAAAAGGTCTTAAATGCGGAGGAGACTGAGCTGTTCGAGCTCACTCAGGCTGCTGGGATAGTCATGGACCAAGAAGTTTTCAA AATCATATTGGACCTGTTAAAGATGAACGTTGCTCCTCTGGCAGTCTTTCAGACCTTAAAGACCATGTGTGCGGGGCAGAAGGTCTCTGAAACATCCACTGGTGACACATCCACTTCGTCCCACACTGCCACTgcaccttcagagtctagag AAGAGGAGGGTGTGGTCTCAGGAAAGAGCACTAAAACTGTAGCACCTCCCTCTGCGTCTGTGTCCCGCCCACCTAGGGGAGGGGCTAAGATAGTGGTCTACAGTGCGGGTGACACGAGTGCTCCCATCTCTCAAG TACGCAGTAAAACAAGTTCAGGGCAGGGGGAGAAAACTGCAAGAGATGGTTCAAGCCAGCGGGTGCCACGGCAGGTCAGCGCCACCAGGGGGCAGAAGAGCGCCAAGAGCTCAGGCAGCAGCAGCTCGTCTTCTCAGCTCACCTCCAACTGA
- the LOC127942131 gene encoding mitotic-spindle organizing protein 2 isoform X3, with amino-acid sequence MTQMSQSAMPSAPDSPSLSVTVSGNVQKYNIKKKKVLNAEETELFELTQAAGIVMDQEVFKIILDLLKMNVAPLAVFQTLKTMCAGQKVSETSTGDTSTSSHTATAPSESRVRSKTSSGQGEKTARDGSSQRVPRQVSATRGQKSAKSSGSSSSSSQLTSN; translated from the exons ATGACGCAGATGTCACAGTCAGCGATGCCTTCAGCCCCGGACTCCCCATCTCTGAGCGTGACCGTCAGCGGGAATGTGCAGAAATACAACATCAAGAAGAAAAAGGTCTTAAATGCGGAGGAGACTGAGCTGTTCGAGCTCACTCAGGCTGCTGGGATAGTCATGGACCAAGAAGTTTTCAA AATCATATTGGACCTGTTAAAGATGAACGTTGCTCCTCTGGCAGTCTTTCAGACCTTAAAGACCATGTGTGCGGGGCAGAAGGTCTCTGAAACATCCACTGGTGACACATCCACTTCGTCCCACACTGCCACTgcaccttcagagtctagag TACGCAGTAAAACAAGTTCAGGGCAGGGGGAGAAAACTGCAAGAGATGGTTCAAGCCAGCGGGTGCCACGGCAGGTCAGCGCCACCAGGGGGCAGAAGAGCGCCAAGAGCTCAGGCAGCAGCAGCTCGTCTTCTCAGCTCACCTCCAACTGA
- the LOC127942131 gene encoding mitotic-spindle organizing protein 2 isoform X1, with the protein MTQMSQSAMPSAPDSPSLSVTVSGNVQKYNIKKKKVLNAEETELFELTQAAGIVMDQEVFKIILDLLKMNVAPLAVFQTLKTMCAGQKVSETSTGDTSTSSHTATAPSESREEEGVVSGKSTKTVAPPSASVSRPPRGGAKIVVYSAGDTSAPISQVRSKTSSGQGEKTARDGSSQRVPRQVSATRGQKSAKSSGSSSSSSQLTSN; encoded by the exons ATGACGCAGATGTCACAGTCAGCGATGCCTTCAGCCCCGGACTCCCCATCTCTGAGCGTGACCGTCAGCGGGAATGTGCAGAAATACAACATCAAGAAGAAAAAGGTCTTAAATGCGGAGGAGACTGAGCTGTTCGAGCTCACTCAGGCTGCTGGGATAGTCATGGACCAAGAAGTTTTCAA AATCATATTGGACCTGTTAAAGATGAACGTTGCTCCTCTGGCAGTCTTTCAGACCTTAAAGACCATGTGTGCGGGGCAGAAGGTCTCTGAAACATCCACTGGTGACACATCCACTTCGTCCCACACTGCCACTgcaccttcagagtctagag AAGAGGAGGGTGTGGTCTCAGGAAAGAGCACTAAAACTGTAGCACCTCCCTCTGCGTCTGTGTCCCGCCCACCTAGGGGAGGGGCTAAGATAGTGGTCTACAGTGCGGGTGACACGAGTGCTCCCATCTCTCAAG TACGCAGTAAAACAAGTTCAGGGCAGGGGGAGAAAACTGCAAGAGATGGTTCAAGCCAGCGGGTGCCACGGCAGGTCAGCGCCACCAGGGGGCAGAAGAGCGCCAAGAGCTCAGGCAGCAGCAGCTCGTCTTCTCAGCTCACCTCCAACTGA